Proteins found in one Planococcus citri chromosome 2, ihPlaCitr1.1, whole genome shotgun sequence genomic segment:
- the LOC135836424 gene encoding uncharacterized protein LOC135836424 isoform X1, whose product MASVIQEEYPFRFINSPSSLQSLAATGLSLDYWRHQYFSHPPKQDDPITSFLEKKNTSCDEIFTVPSCIKNLIDDRIKSVGPELKKWIKYLSIEELLFEGTIENALPRFLNCTVMKPSGTVSFTATATNVLKSDKFSDVEKYLIATTFCLEEEVKRIWPLVSDAPRVKVGTTMKSHMMFYFNRRMMSRKAPISIVNQFKESYTKKNWAACEYFFDQLSDKEKITRIKIIVNGKDAEAIMCLLPKLTRDMAETVFKATNSRLLHVLATETKYSGYVCESFAVFKNFIFETPSMFSNMISKLWAVVFISKDLDFDRRHRVNAFLFELWTSAPRELKLYVVTTRFNEFFCRLKLGPDSFSQCYGHDMAFMLELFNIASFERRNEIWKRNWRKIAFHATPKFFKQFMRLALQNDEDINVYKERLFKHTDLFKSLIEAGFFSDLTDYLNVCSNDPTLIRNCSQRLLKSNADVMFYYDKDRCARCDVFLGALFSNVKNDVDQFKFRMICCRTQIKKLHSEFNRDDSLNIQQAVDFFISSPEQLKELKRKFLSHLRSSVVPSPFYRDEFSPWSQLVEWCIDNAKQLSEFKRTFNIDEIFLKCIEGRGRWGKIQYFNEFSKWFFETDEARIAFRTNKIHNYHKIDELNKILRSAESSVDEFLSGIFDGDMSEVRKFQQFFKRNEHALSSTRNEEFSDAELSSDSELSGIRSFDTSLSSAESECSDTESPSPESHNRCRISL is encoded by the coding sequence ATGGCTAGTGTGATTCAAGAGGAATATCCATTCAGATTTATCAACTCGCCTTCGTCTCTGCAATCGCTCGCTGCGACGGGTTTGTCGTTAGATTATTGGCGTCATCAGTACTTCAGCCATCCTCCCAAACAAGATGATCCTATTACCTCGTTtctggaaaagaaaaacaccAGCTGCGACGAAATCTTCACCGTGCCATCTTGTATTAAGAATTTGATCGATGACAGGATTAAATCGGTCGGACCTGAGTTGAAGAAATGGATCAAATATCTTTCGATAGAGGAATTATTATTCGAAGGAACTATCGAAAACGCTTTGCCCAGGTTTCTCAACTGCACCGTTATGAAACCCAGTGGTACCGTCAGTTTCACAGCAACTGCAACGAATGTGCTGAAATCGGACAAGTTCAGCGACGTGGAAAAATACCTGATAGCTACGACGTTCTGTTTGGAAGAAGAGGTCAAACGAATTTGGCCTTTGGTATCAGATGCTCCTCGAGTTAAGGTCGGTACCACCATGAAATCGCACatgatgttttattttaatcGGCGTATGATGTCGAGAAAAGCTCCCATATCCATTGTCAACCAATTTAAGGAATCGTACACGAAAAAGAATTGGGCAGCTTGCGAGTATTTTTTCGATCAGCTGTCAGATAAAGAGAAAATAACAAGGATCAAGATTATCGTAAATGGTAAAGATGCAGAAGCCATTATGTGCTTATTGCCGAAATTAACGAGAGATATGGCTGAGACGGTATTCAAAGCAACGAACTCTCGTTTGTTGCATGTTTTGGCAACAGAAACGAAGTATTCGGGATATGTGTGTGAATCGTTCGccgtatttaaaaatttcatcttcgaaACACCGTCCATGTTTTCCAATATGATTAGTAAACTGTGGGCAGTAGTGTTCATTTCTAAGGATTTGGATTTCGATCGACGTCATCGAGTGAACGCTTTCCTTTTTGAATTATGGACCAGTGCACCGAGAGAATTGAAATTGTACGTTGTGACAACCCGTTTCAATGAGTTTTTCTGCCGATTGAAGCTAGGTCCAGATTCGTTTTCACAATGTTACGGCCACGACATGGCATTCATGCTGGAACTGTTCAATATTGCTAGTTTCGAAAGGAGAAACGAAATATGGAAGAGGAATTGGCGTAAAATAGCTTTTCACGCtacaccaaaatttttcaaacaattcatGAGGCTAGCTCTGCAAAACGATGAAGACATCAATGTGTACAAAGAACGTTTGTTCAAGCACACAGACCTGTTCAAATCATTAATCGAGGcaggatttttttctgatttgacaGATTATCTGAATGTCTGCTCGAATGATCCGACACTTATTCGGAACTGTAGCCAACGATTACTCAAGTCAAATGCCGACGTCATGTTTTACTACGATAAAGATAGATGTGCACGATGCGATGTGTTCCTCGGTGCTTTGTTTTCGAACGTAAAAAACGATGTGGATCAGTTTAAATTTCGGATGATTTGCTGCCGGACACAGATTAAAAAACTGCATTCTGAGTTTAATCGAGATGACAGTTTGAATATTCAGCAGGCggtcgattttttcatttcgagtcCGGAACAATTGAAAGAATTAAAACGCAAGTTCCTGTCGCATCTTCGCAGTTCTGTTGTACCTAGCCCATTCTATCGGGACGAGTTTTCACCGTGGTCGCAGTTGGTTGAATGGTGCATCGATAATGCGAAACAATTGTCAGAGTTCAAAAGGACTTTTAACATCGacgaaattttcttaaaatgtatCGAGGGTCGTGGTAGATGGGggaaaatacaatattttaacGAATTCTCCAAATGGTTCTTTGAAACCGATGAAGCTAGAATCGCGTTCAGAACGAATAAAATACATAACTACCATAAAATCGacgagttgaataaaattttgaggtctGCTGAGTCAtcagttgatgaatttttgtcagGTATTTTCGATGGTGATATGTCTGAGGTGCGGAAATTTCAGCAGTTTTTCAAGAGAAATGAGCACGCGTTATCTTCTACTCGTAATGAGGAATTCTCTGATGCTGAATTGTCTTCTGATTCTGAACTATCTGGAATTAGATCGTTTGACACCAGCTTGTCCAGTGCTGAATCAGAATGTTCTGATACGGAATCGCCTAGCCCAGAATCGCACAATAGGTGCCGAATCTCGCTGTAA